Proteins from a genomic interval of Mycolicibacterium grossiae:
- the moeA gene encoding molybdopterin molybdotransferase MoeA encodes MRSVPEHQGVVAGLIAARAPQSLPVSDALGLVLAADVVAPLSLPGFDNSAMDGYAVHVEDVTAASDEEPVRLPVAEDIPAGRTDALTLAPGTAHRIMTGAPLPAGATAVVPVEATDGGTDTVTIRATARDGQHVRRAGEDVAAGTTVLTAGQRLTPAALGLVAALGLGEVSVVPRQRVLVMSTGSELVAPGTPLLPGQIYESNAVMLAAAVRDAGGEVVTVAMTSDDVPTFRAALERHAADADLIVSTGGVSAGAYEVVKDSLADDVDFVKVAMQPGMPQGSGRVFGTPIVTLPGNPVSALVSFEVFIRTPLRAAMGLPSPERPVRTATLTESLTSPKGRRQFRRGVLDGDAVTSYGPPASHHLRWLASANCLLEIDEDVTDIAEGSAVRVWDLR; translated from the coding sequence ATGCGGTCGGTCCCCGAGCACCAGGGCGTCGTCGCCGGGCTGATCGCCGCGCGCGCGCCGCAGTCCCTCCCCGTCTCCGACGCCCTGGGTCTGGTGCTGGCCGCCGACGTCGTCGCGCCGCTGTCACTGCCCGGCTTCGACAACTCGGCGATGGACGGCTACGCCGTGCACGTCGAGGACGTCACCGCCGCGTCCGACGAAGAGCCGGTGCGCCTCCCCGTGGCCGAGGACATCCCCGCGGGCCGCACCGACGCCCTGACGCTCGCGCCCGGCACCGCCCACCGCATCATGACCGGCGCACCGCTACCCGCCGGGGCCACCGCGGTGGTGCCGGTCGAGGCGACCGACGGCGGCACCGACACCGTGACGATCCGCGCGACCGCGCGCGACGGGCAGCACGTCCGCCGCGCCGGCGAGGACGTCGCGGCGGGCACCACGGTGCTCACCGCCGGCCAGCGGCTCACCCCGGCGGCCCTCGGCCTGGTCGCCGCGCTGGGGCTGGGCGAGGTGAGCGTGGTGCCGCGCCAGCGAGTGCTGGTCATGTCGACGGGATCGGAGCTGGTGGCGCCCGGAACGCCGCTGCTGCCGGGCCAGATCTACGAGTCCAACGCCGTCATGCTCGCCGCCGCCGTGCGCGACGCCGGCGGCGAGGTGGTCACGGTCGCGATGACGTCCGACGACGTCCCGACGTTCCGCGCGGCGCTCGAACGGCACGCCGCGGATGCCGACCTCATCGTCTCCACCGGTGGGGTCAGCGCCGGGGCCTACGAGGTGGTGAAGGACTCGCTGGCCGACGACGTCGACTTCGTCAAGGTCGCCATGCAGCCCGGCATGCCGCAGGGCTCGGGACGGGTGTTCGGCACCCCGATCGTGACGCTGCCGGGCAACCCGGTCAGTGCGCTGGTGTCCTTCGAGGTGTTCATCCGCACCCCGCTGCGCGCCGCGATGGGCCTGCCGTCGCCCGAGCGACCGGTGCGCACCGCCACGCTGACCGAGTCGCTGACGTCGCCGAAGGGCAGGCGGCAGTTCCGCCGCGGCGTGCTCGACGGCGACGCCGTCACCAGCTACGGCCCGCCGGCCTCGCACCACCTGCGCTGGCTGGCGTCGGCGAACTGCCTGCTCGAGATCGACGAGGACGTCACCGACATCGCCGAAGGCTCAGCGGTGCGGGTGTGGGACCTGCGCTGA
- a CDS encoding SDR family NAD(P)-dependent oxidoreductase codes for MSGNTKWTKADVPDQSGRVAVITGSNTGLGLETARVLAERGARVVLAVRNVDKGAEAAAAIAKTAPGADVSVQRLDLGSLRSVRTAAEEIAAAHPRIDLLINNAGLMYPPKGHTDDGFELQFGTNHLGHFALTGLLLENVLPVRDARIVVVASIAHTIRAGIHFEDLQWEQSYNRVAAYGQSKLANLMFAYALQRRLAAANATTIAVAAHPGVSNTELMRHIPGSSLPGFSKLAGLVTNSAATGALATLRAATDPAVTGGQYYGPDGFRELMGHPVLVSSSDQSHDQDVQERLWSVSEELTGVTYAL; via the coding sequence ATGAGTGGCAACACGAAGTGGACGAAGGCCGACGTGCCCGATCAGAGCGGCCGCGTCGCCGTCATCACCGGCTCCAACACCGGTCTGGGACTCGAGACCGCCCGCGTGCTCGCCGAGCGCGGCGCCCGGGTGGTGCTCGCGGTCCGCAACGTCGACAAGGGCGCCGAGGCGGCCGCCGCGATCGCGAAGACCGCGCCCGGCGCGGACGTGTCGGTGCAGCGGCTGGACCTGGGGTCGCTGCGATCGGTGCGCACCGCCGCCGAGGAGATCGCGGCGGCGCATCCGCGCATCGACCTGCTGATCAACAACGCCGGGCTGATGTACCCGCCCAAGGGACACACCGACGACGGCTTCGAGCTGCAGTTCGGCACCAACCACCTCGGCCACTTCGCCCTGACCGGCCTGCTGCTGGAAAACGTTCTGCCCGTGCGGGATGCGCGCATCGTGGTGGTGGCGAGCATCGCCCACACCATCCGGGCGGGGATCCACTTCGAGGATCTGCAGTGGGAGCAGAGCTACAACCGCGTCGCCGCCTACGGCCAGTCGAAGCTCGCGAACCTGATGTTCGCCTATGCCCTGCAGCGCCGGCTCGCCGCGGCCAACGCGACGACGATCGCGGTCGCCGCGCACCCGGGTGTCTCGAACACCGAACTCATGCGGCACATCCCGGGCAGCAGCCTCCCCGGCTTCTCGAAGCTGGCCGGTCTGGTCACCAACAGCGCGGCCACCGGAGCGCTGGCGACGCTGCGCGCGGCGACCGACCCGGCCGTCACCGGCGGCCAGTACTACGGCCCCGACGGCTTCCGCGAGCTGATGGGCCACCCGGTGCTGGTGTCGTCGAGCGACCAGTCGCACGACCAAGACGTCCAGGAGCGCCTGTGGTCGGTCTCCGAGGAACTCACCGGCGTCACCTACGCCCTCTGA
- a CDS encoding PH domain-containing protein produces the protein MPSLADPANPPSRRAPLLWAVSAAVPWAVLAVAQVAWWLVDDRLLAVHAAAAAATVAGAALFVGVVPVWRYRVHRWEIGEHAVYTRSGWLMQERRIAPISRVQTVDTERGPLDRLFGLASVTVTTASSAGAVRIAALDADVADAVAARLTDVAALGEQDAT, from the coding sequence GTGCCGTCGCTCGCCGACCCCGCGAACCCGCCCAGCCGCCGGGCGCCGCTGCTCTGGGCCGTGTCGGCGGCCGTCCCGTGGGCGGTGCTCGCGGTCGCGCAGGTGGCCTGGTGGCTCGTCGACGACCGCCTTCTGGCGGTGCACGCCGCGGCCGCCGCGGCGACGGTCGCGGGTGCGGCGCTGTTCGTCGGGGTGGTGCCGGTGTGGCGGTATCGCGTGCACCGGTGGGAGATCGGCGAGCACGCCGTGTACACCCGGTCGGGCTGGCTGATGCAGGAGCGGCGCATCGCGCCGATCTCGCGCGTGCAGACCGTCGACACCGAACGCGGGCCCCTGGACCGGTTGTTCGGTCTGGCCAGCGTCACCGTCACGACCGCGTCGTCGGCCGGCGCCGTGCGCATCGCGGCGCTCGACGCCGACGTCGCCGACGCGGTGGCCGCCCGGCTGACCGACGTCGCGGCGCTGGGCGAGCAGGATGCGACGTGA
- a CDS encoding PH domain-containing protein — protein MLLVHPLHEVLRQLPLLIGSVVLGTATGNPLWSVAALALLVVVGLARWFTTAYRIADDHVERREGVLARRVLSLPRNRIRSVSTDARVLHRLLGLTVVTVSTGQEGRGDTAFALDAVRVEEVAGLRALLLPSAAVPADAPDGDRVLARWQPPWLRFGPLSFTGLAMIAAALGVVYQTGVVAALRDSPLVRAGLDATERAGVVVAVGTLAGGVLLASVVLSVLRSLVTYGDLVLSRSEHVLRLEHGLLRRRQHAYDTRRLRGGTLREPLLVRLFGGARLDAVMTGVGGSGEASLLLPPCPRDIAGAVLAELTDPDAAAGPLREHGPAARRRRWTRALLLPAAVAVVLLVSGAPGWTWAALAALTVCCGGLAHDRSRALGHRVDADWLVARSGSVDRRRDCIAAAGVIGWTVRQTPFQRRAGVATLVAATAAGVKGYRVLDVPAELAWQVAATASPWVAGSEWLRG, from the coding sequence ATGCTGCTGGTCCATCCCCTGCATGAGGTGCTTCGGCAGCTGCCGCTGCTGATCGGCTCGGTGGTGCTCGGGACCGCGACCGGCAACCCGCTGTGGTCGGTCGCGGCGCTGGCGCTGTTGGTCGTCGTCGGGCTGGCGCGGTGGTTCACCACCGCCTACCGGATCGCCGACGACCACGTCGAGCGGCGCGAGGGCGTGCTGGCCCGCCGGGTGCTCTCGTTGCCGCGCAACCGCATTCGCTCGGTGTCGACCGACGCCCGCGTGCTGCACCGGCTACTGGGCCTGACGGTGGTGACCGTGAGCACCGGGCAGGAGGGCCGCGGTGACACCGCGTTCGCGCTCGACGCGGTGCGGGTCGAGGAGGTGGCCGGGCTGCGGGCGCTGCTGCTGCCGTCGGCCGCCGTGCCGGCTGATGCTCCCGACGGGGATCGCGTGCTGGCCCGCTGGCAGCCGCCGTGGCTGCGGTTCGGCCCGTTGAGCTTCACCGGTCTGGCGATGATCGCCGCGGCGCTCGGCGTGGTGTACCAGACCGGAGTGGTTGCAGCGCTGCGGGATTCGCCGCTGGTGCGTGCCGGTCTCGACGCCACCGAGCGGGCCGGCGTCGTGGTGGCCGTGGGGACGCTGGCCGGCGGGGTGCTGCTGGCGTCGGTCGTGCTCTCGGTGCTGCGGTCGCTGGTGACCTACGGCGATCTGGTGCTGTCCCGGTCGGAGCACGTCCTGCGCCTGGAGCACGGGCTGCTGCGGCGGCGTCAACACGCCTATGACACCCGGCGGTTGCGGGGTGGCACCCTGCGCGAACCGCTGCTGGTGCGCCTGTTCGGCGGGGCCCGGCTGGATGCCGTGATGACTGGGGTCGGCGGTTCCGGTGAGGCGTCGCTGCTGCTGCCGCCCTGCCCGCGGGACATCGCGGGGGCGGTGCTCGCCGAGCTGACCGACCCGGACGCCGCCGCGGGTCCGCTCCGGGAACACGGCCCCGCCGCGCGGCGTCGCCGCTGGACGCGCGCGCTGCTGCTGCCCGCCGCCGTCGCCGTCGTCCTGCTGGTGTCCGGGGCGCCGGGCTGGACCTGGGCGGCGCTGGCCGCGCTGACCGTTTGCTGTGGCGGCCTGGCCCACGACCGCAGCCGGGCGCTCGGCCACCGGGTCGACGCGGACTGGTTGGTCGCCCGGTCGGGCAGCGTCGACCGGCGGCGGGACTGCATCGCCGCGGCCGGGGTGATCGGATGGACGGTGCGGCAGACGCCGTTCCAGCGTCGGGCGGGCGTGGCGACGCTGGTCGCGGCGACCGCGGCCGGTGTCAAGGGTTACCGCGTCCTGGACGTGCCCGCCGAGCTGGCCTGGCAGGTGGCGGCGACGGCGTCGCCGTGGGTGGCCGGAAGCGAGTGGCTGCGCGGCTGA
- a CDS encoding HAD-IIA family hydrolase, whose protein sequence is MAIGGVLFDIDGVLVTSWQPIEGARETLRVLADHQVARSYLTNTTTKTRVQIAELLADAGMDVTADEVITAAVLTAEYVRDRYSGARCLLVNSGEIGEDMTGIDLVYAHDVRDAVPEQPDVVLLGGAGPEYDHVTLSRVYDWMAQGVPVVAMHRSTAWNTTEGLRIDTGMYLLGMEETSGRKAVAVGKPAPEGFLAAANRLGVEPEEMYMVGDDLNNDVLAAQVVGMAGVLVRTGKFRQDTLDRWAADEFAMQPSHVIDSVADLPELLGL, encoded by the coding sequence ATGGCGATCGGCGGGGTGCTCTTCGACATCGATGGCGTCCTGGTGACCTCCTGGCAGCCCATCGAGGGTGCGCGGGAGACGTTGCGCGTGCTCGCCGATCACCAGGTGGCGCGCTCCTATTTGACCAACACCACCACGAAGACCCGGGTGCAGATTGCCGAGCTGCTGGCCGACGCCGGGATGGACGTGACGGCCGACGAGGTCATCACGGCGGCGGTGCTCACGGCCGAGTACGTGCGGGACCGGTACTCCGGCGCGCGCTGCTTACTGGTCAACAGCGGCGAGATCGGCGAGGACATGACGGGCATCGACCTGGTGTACGCCCACGACGTCCGCGATGCGGTGCCCGAACAGCCCGACGTCGTCCTCCTCGGCGGCGCGGGACCGGAGTACGACCACGTCACGCTCAGCCGGGTGTACGACTGGATGGCCCAGGGCGTGCCGGTGGTCGCCATGCACCGCAGCACGGCATGGAACACCACCGAGGGCCTGCGCATCGACACCGGCATGTACCTGCTCGGCATGGAGGAGACCTCCGGCCGCAAGGCCGTCGCCGTCGGCAAGCCCGCCCCGGAGGGCTTCCTCGCGGCGGCGAACCGCCTCGGCGTGGAGCCCGAGGAGATGTACATGGTCGGCGACGACCTCAACAACGACGTGCTCGCCGCTCAGGTGGTCGGCATGGCCGGGGTGCTGGTGCGCACCGGCAAGTTCCGTCAGGACACGCTCGACCGTTGGGCGGCAGACGAATTCGCGATGCAGCCCAGCCACGTCATCGACTCGGTCGCCGACCTGCCGGAGCTGCTGGGGCTGTAG
- a CDS encoding DEAD/DEAH box helicase: MPADTAPSTQALRGWQRRALVKYLTAAPRDFLAVATPGAGKTTFALRIAAELLSQHVVERITIVVPTEHLKVQWAASGARVGLSLDPKFSNSSAQNSDEYHGVVVTYAQVASHPGRHRVRTENRRTLVIFDEIHHGGDAKSWGEAIREAFDDATRRLALTGTPFRSDDSPIPFVDYELGPDGLKHSRADHVYGYSDALADGVVRPVVFLAYSGESRWRDSAGEEHAARLGEPLNAEQTARAWKTALNPAGEWMPAVLAAADKRLRQKRQHVPDAGGMVIASDQTAARAYAKLLTDLTGEAPTVVLSDDPGSSDRISQYSAATTPWLVAVRMVSEGVDVPRLSVGVYATSASTPLFFAQAIGRFVRSRKAGETASIFLPSVPNLLGLASEMEAQRNHVLGKPHRESQGDEWDDAALEDANKTKDEAGDLDNGYEMIGADAELDQVIFDGSSFGTATPSGSEEEADYLGIPGLLDAAQMRDLLRRRQEEQMDRRSRAATGEGQTAVAAPVTTHGQLRDLRRELNALVTLAHHRTGKPHGWIHNELRRLCGGPVVAAANSEQLAARIEAVRTLRT, translated from the coding sequence GTGCCGGCTGACACAGCGCCCAGCACCCAGGCACTGCGGGGCTGGCAACGTCGAGCGTTGGTGAAGTACCTGACGGCCGCTCCCCGCGACTTCCTCGCCGTCGCGACCCCCGGTGCGGGCAAGACCACGTTTGCGCTGCGCATCGCCGCCGAACTGCTGTCGCAGCACGTCGTCGAACGCATCACGATCGTCGTGCCCACCGAACACCTCAAGGTGCAGTGGGCGGCGTCCGGCGCGCGGGTCGGGCTGTCGCTCGACCCGAAGTTCAGCAACTCCAGCGCGCAGAACTCCGACGAGTACCACGGCGTCGTCGTCACCTACGCCCAGGTCGCCAGCCACCCTGGCCGACACCGGGTGCGCACCGAGAACCGTCGGACCCTGGTGATCTTCGACGAGATCCACCACGGCGGTGACGCCAAGAGTTGGGGCGAGGCGATCCGCGAGGCGTTCGACGACGCCACCCGCCGGCTGGCCCTGACCGGGACGCCGTTCCGCAGCGACGACAGCCCGATCCCGTTCGTCGACTACGAGCTGGGCCCCGATGGTCTCAAGCACTCGCGCGCCGACCACGTGTACGGCTACTCCGACGCGCTCGCCGACGGTGTTGTCCGGCCGGTGGTCTTCCTGGCCTACTCCGGGGAGTCGCGGTGGCGCGACAGCGCCGGCGAGGAACACGCGGCCCGGCTCGGCGAGCCGCTGAACGCCGAGCAGACCGCGCGGGCGTGGAAGACCGCCCTCAACCCCGCCGGCGAGTGGATGCCAGCGGTGCTGGCGGCCGCCGACAAGCGGCTCCGGCAGAAGCGCCAGCACGTTCCCGACGCGGGCGGCATGGTGATCGCTTCCGACCAGACCGCCGCGCGGGCGTACGCGAAGCTGCTGACCGACCTGACCGGCGAGGCGCCCACGGTCGTCCTCTCCGACGACCCCGGTTCGTCGGACCGCATCTCGCAGTACTCGGCGGCCACCACCCCCTGGCTCGTCGCGGTGCGCATGGTGTCCGAGGGCGTCGACGTGCCACGGCTGTCGGTCGGCGTGTACGCCACCAGCGCGTCGACCCCGCTGTTCTTCGCCCAGGCGATCGGCCGCTTCGTGCGGTCCCGCAAGGCCGGCGAGACCGCGAGCATCTTCCTGCCGTCGGTGCCGAACCTCCTGGGCCTCGCCAGCGAGATGGAGGCGCAGCGCAACCACGTGCTGGGCAAGCCGCACCGCGAGTCCCAGGGCGACGAGTGGGACGACGCCGCGCTGGAGGACGCCAACAAGACCAAGGACGAAGCCGGCGACCTGGACAACGGCTACGAGATGATCGGCGCCGACGCCGAACTCGACCAGGTCATCTTCGACGGCTCGTCGTTCGGCACTGCTACCCCGTCGGGCAGCGAGGAGGAGGCCGACTACCTCGGCATCCCCGGCCTGCTGGATGCCGCGCAGATGCGAGACCTGTTGCGCCGCAGGCAGGAAGAGCAGATGGACCGCCGGTCACGGGCCGCCACCGGCGAGGGCCAGACCGCGGTCGCGGCGCCGGTCACCACCCACGGCCAGCTGCGCGACCTGCGCCGCGAACTCAACGCTCTCGTGACCCTCGCCCACCACCGCACCGGCAAGCCGCACGGTTGGATCCACAACGAGCTGCGCCGCCTCTGCGGTGGCCCGGTGGTCGCGGCGGCGAACTCCGAGCAGCTCGCCGCCCGCATCGAGGCCGTCCGCACGCTGCGGACGTAG
- a CDS encoding SDR family NAD(P)-dependent oxidoreductase has translation MTRWTTVDIPNQTSRTAIITGANTGLGYETAAALAAAGTRVVLAVRNLDKGKAAADLIARRTPGAEISLQELDLTSLDSIRAAAESLRATHDAIDLLINNAGVMMTPKSATKDGFELQFGTNHLGHFALTGLLLDRLLATPLSRVVTVSSIGHRMGRIDFDDLNYRRRYTRGGAYGRSKLSNLLFTYELQRRLQGTETIAVAAHPGGSASELSRHLPGPLRAAFSLLEQPTEMGALPTLRAATDPGVSGGEYYGPGGFAEMRGFPVAVDSNRRSHDAAVARRLWTVSEELTGVTYPL, from the coding sequence ATGACCCGCTGGACCACCGTCGACATCCCGAACCAGACCAGCCGCACGGCGATCATCACCGGCGCCAACACCGGACTGGGCTATGAGACCGCCGCCGCACTGGCCGCCGCGGGCACCCGCGTCGTGCTCGCCGTGCGCAATCTCGACAAGGGCAAGGCCGCCGCCGACCTGATCGCCCGCCGCACGCCCGGCGCGGAGATCTCACTGCAGGAACTCGACCTGACCTCGCTCGACTCCATCCGTGCCGCCGCGGAGAGCCTGCGGGCCACGCACGACGCCATCGACCTGCTGATCAACAACGCCGGCGTGATGATGACGCCGAAGTCGGCGACCAAGGACGGCTTCGAGCTGCAGTTCGGCACCAACCACCTCGGTCACTTCGCGCTCACCGGCCTGCTGCTCGACCGGCTGCTCGCCACGCCGCTGTCGCGGGTGGTCACCGTCAGCAGCATCGGCCACCGGATGGGCCGCATCGACTTCGACGACCTGAACTACCGCCGGCGCTACACCCGCGGCGGCGCCTACGGTCGGTCCAAGCTGTCGAACCTGCTGTTCACCTACGAGTTGCAGCGGCGCCTGCAGGGCACCGAGACCATCGCCGTCGCGGCGCACCCCGGTGGATCCGCCTCGGAACTGTCCCGGCACCTGCCCGGCCCGCTGCGCGCGGCCTTCTCGCTCCTCGAGCAGCCCACCGAGATGGGGGCGCTGCCCACGCTGCGCGCCGCCACCGACCCGGGCGTCTCCGGCGGCGAGTACTACGGCCCCGGCGGGTTCGCCGAGATGCGCGGCTTCCCGGTCGCCGTCGACTCGAACCGACGCTCGCACGACGCCGCCGTCGCCCGGCGGCTGTGGACGGTGTCCGAGGAACTCACCGGGGTGACGTACCCGCTGTGA
- a CDS encoding TetR/AcrR family transcriptional regulator — translation MTQTTRPLRADAARNRARLLAVAYETFAAEGLGVPIDEIARRAGVGPGTIYRHFPTKEALFGAVIADRVRSIVETGRTMLAADPGGALFDFICEMVRTSAADHGLADALAGYGIDFDAAAPGAEAAFVDVMGELLAAAQRAGTARADVGVAELKALLMVCKAPSSHGDGVAERVAAVVVDGLRVTR, via the coding sequence GTGACGCAGACGACACGCCCGCTGCGGGCCGACGCCGCGCGCAACCGCGCCCGTCTGCTCGCGGTGGCCTACGAGACGTTCGCCGCCGAGGGCCTCGGCGTGCCGATCGACGAGATCGCTCGGCGCGCCGGCGTGGGCCCGGGCACGATCTACCGGCACTTCCCGACCAAGGAGGCGCTGTTCGGCGCCGTCATCGCCGACCGCGTGCGCAGCATCGTCGAGACCGGCCGGACGATGCTGGCGGCCGATCCGGGCGGCGCGCTGTTCGACTTCATCTGCGAGATGGTCCGCACCAGCGCCGCCGACCACGGCCTCGCCGACGCGCTGGCGGGCTACGGCATCGACTTCGACGCCGCCGCGCCCGGTGCGGAAGCCGCCTTCGTCGACGTGATGGGCGAGCTGCTGGCCGCCGCGCAGCGCGCCGGCACCGCGCGCGCCGACGTCGGGGTCGCCGAACTCAAGGCGTTGCTCATGGTGTGCAAGGCTCCGTCGAGCCACGGCGACGGCGTCGCCGAGCGGGTGGCCGCCGTCGTGGTCGACGGGCTGCGCGTCACGCGCTGA
- a CDS encoding cupin domain-containing protein, whose translation MSLIVPPYPPARYTADEPEASAWVRRGDEAPDYDAFGMVRYHYLANQEATGGDYGLYRVDLAPRAGGPGPHFHRAMSEAFFVLSGEVAIHDGNWGTAGPRDFLYVPPGGIHGFRNETDAPASMLMLFAPGAPREHYFEGLAHLGEMSEDERREWFIANDNFFV comes from the coding sequence ATGTCGCTGATCGTGCCGCCCTACCCACCGGCCCGCTACACCGCGGACGAGCCGGAGGCGAGCGCCTGGGTGCGCCGCGGCGACGAGGCGCCGGACTACGACGCCTTCGGGATGGTTCGGTATCACTACCTGGCCAACCAGGAGGCCACCGGCGGCGACTACGGCCTCTACCGCGTCGACCTGGCACCGCGTGCCGGCGGCCCGGGCCCGCACTTCCACCGCGCGATGTCCGAGGCGTTCTTCGTGCTGTCCGGAGAGGTGGCCATCCACGACGGCAACTGGGGCACCGCCGGACCTCGGGACTTCCTGTACGTGCCGCCCGGTGGCATCCACGGGTTCCGCAACGAGACCGACGCGCCGGCGTCGATGCTCATGCTGTTCGCGCCCGGCGCGCCGCGCGAGCACTACTTCGAGGGTCTCGCCCACCTCGGCGAAATGTCCGAGGACGAACGCCGGGAGTGGTTCATCGCGAACGACAACTTCTTCGTGTGA
- a CDS encoding polysaccharide deacetylase family protein, translating into MTDRRTFLRALAGAAVVGAAGAVGRPAVAAAGADVDPAAVAALDAGQVPGQWGTSLPGIVTSFAPTGKQLALTFDLCDRACDDALLDTLRTHGAPAVLFACGKWIADQPGRVERLAAEPLFEIGNHGTRHVPLSVTGRSAYGIAGTRSVAEAVDEVWANQNRIASLTGTAPTWFRTGTAYYDDVGVRLVRQLGLTPVGFAVNADAGATLPAARVAAAVTHAAPGSIVLAHANHPEGGTAAGMAAAIPAQQAAGWEFVRLSGQAVR; encoded by the coding sequence ATGACCGATCGGCGAACCTTCCTGCGCGCGCTCGCCGGAGCGGCCGTCGTCGGCGCGGCCGGAGCCGTGGGACGGCCGGCGGTGGCGGCGGCCGGGGCGGACGTCGACCCCGCGGCGGTCGCGGCGCTGGACGCGGGCCAGGTCCCCGGTCAGTGGGGGACGTCGCTGCCGGGCATCGTGACGTCGTTCGCCCCGACCGGCAAGCAGCTGGCGCTGACGTTCGACCTGTGCGACCGCGCCTGCGACGACGCGCTGCTCGACACGCTGCGGACGCACGGTGCGCCCGCGGTCCTGTTCGCGTGCGGCAAGTGGATCGCCGACCAGCCCGGGCGCGTGGAGCGCCTCGCCGCCGAGCCGCTGTTCGAGATCGGCAACCACGGCACTCGCCACGTGCCGCTCTCGGTCACCGGCAGGTCCGCCTACGGGATCGCCGGCACGCGCTCGGTCGCCGAGGCCGTCGACGAGGTGTGGGCCAACCAGAATCGGATCGCCTCGCTCACCGGGACGGCGCCGACCTGGTTCCGCACCGGCACCGCCTACTACGACGACGTCGGCGTGCGGCTGGTCCGGCAGCTCGGGCTGACGCCGGTCGGGTTCGCGGTCAACGCCGACGCGGGTGCGACGCTGCCCGCGGCACGGGTGGCCGCCGCGGTCACCCATGCGGCGCCGGGATCGATCGTGCTGGCGCACGCCAACCACCCGGAGGGCGGCACCGCCGCCGGCATGGCCGCGGCGATCCCGGCCCAGCAGGCGGCGGGCTGGGAGTTCGTCCGGTTGTCCGGCCAGGCGGTGCGGTAG